Proteins from one Hemiscyllium ocellatum isolate sHemOce1 chromosome 8, sHemOce1.pat.X.cur, whole genome shotgun sequence genomic window:
- the egln3 gene encoding egl nine homolog 3: MVLNLEKLVRESVVPRLNEHGYYYIDNFLGSAVGDCVYEEVRNLHSVGALRDGQLAGQRTGYCKRHLRGDQIAWVRGVKDRCYAIDFFLSLLDKLIILCEGKLENYNIKDRSQAMVACYPGNGTGYVRHVDNPTGDGRCVTCIYYLNKNWDAKVDGGILRIFPEGKSYVVDVEPMFDRLLLFWSDRRNPHEVQPAYSVRYAITVWYFDAEERAEARTRYRNRTASGEATSFTS, encoded by the exons ATGGTTTTAAATCTTGAGAAGCTAGTGAGGGAGAGCGTCGTACCTCGTTTAAATGAACACGGTTATTATTACATTGATAATTTTTTGGGAAGTGCAGTCGGAGATTGTGTTTATGAAGAAGTTCGTAACTTGCATTCTGTAGGAGCGTTACGAGATGGGCAATTGGCCGGTCAAAGAACTGGTTACTGCAAGAGACATCTACGGGGTGATCAGATCGCTTGGGTGAGAGGAGTCAAGGACAGATGTTATGCGATAGACTTCTTTCTTTCGTTACTAGATAAACTTATTATTCTTTGTGAAGGAAAACTCGAGAATTACAACATAAAAGATAGATCCCAG GCAATGGTAGCCTGCTACCCAGGGAATGGAACAGGGTATGTCCGGCACGTTGACAATCCAACTGGTGATGGTCGTTGTGTGACATGTATTTATTACTTGAATAAAAACTGGGATGCAAAG GTTGATGGTGGTATTCTCCGAATATTTCCAGAAGGAAAATCATATGTAGTTGATGTTGAGCCAATGTTTGACAGATTATTGTTGTTCTGGTCTGATCGAAGAAATCCACACGAAGTACAACCAGCATATTCTGTCAG ATATGCTATCACGGTATGGTACTTTGATGCAGAGGAGAGAGCTGAAGCCAGAACTAGGTACCGTAATCGCACAG CTTCTGGAGAAGCAACAAGCTTTACATCATGA